The Gloeobacter morelensis MG652769 genome contains the following window.
TTTTACCCCTGCCCACCACCAGCACCCCTGCGCCAAGACTGGCCCCCGAGCCTACTTCGAGGGTGCCCTGATGGGCATGCAGGATAGCTCCCATGCCGATGCACGCTCCTGAGCCAATCACGATGCGGCTGTCGGGGTCAGCCCGCAGTAGAGCGCCGGAGGCGACGGCCGCGCCGGGATGGATGGTCACATCGCCGCTTGTGTAGGCGTTAGCGTCCCAGGGCGGTGGCAGAGAAGCCATCGGTTCAGGGCCGCTGGATGATCAGTTCAGCGACGCGGCGCTTGGCCTTGGGGTCGATACCGATCAGCCGCACGTACTCACCTGTATGCTCGCGCAGCACGGTCTCCAGAGCACTCACCGCCTCCGGCTCGCGGGCCGCCTGGAGCGTTGGGCCGCTCACCCACGAGTTGGCCTTGAAGCGGCGGGCATCGGCAAATTCGACCGCGAGGCGACAGCCCTGGGCAAGCAGAGAGCGCACCATATCGAGCACCTCGCTGCTGAGCGAACTGCTGCGCGTCGGGCCGGGTGCATAGGCCGGTGCGGGACTGTAGCCGCCCGCAGCCGGTGCGCTCGCAGGAGCAGGTTTGCCGTTGGGCCGCTGGATGATAGTCTCGCTCACGCGGCGCTTGGCCTTGGGGTCGATACCGATCAGCCGCACGTACTCACCTGTATGCTCGCGCAGCACGGTCTCCAGAGCACTCACCGCCTCCGGTTCGCGGGCCGCCTGGATCGCCGGGCCGCTCACCCACGAGTTGGCCTTGAAGCGCCGCTCGTCGGCAAATTCGACCGCGAGGCGACAGCCCTGGGCAAGCAGAGAGCGCACCATATCGAGCACGGCGGCATCGAGCATGCCGCCCCCGCCGCTCCGATGGCTGACGGTGTTGTAGCCCTGGGTTGGAGCGGCGTCTCCCCCGCTCGGCCGCTTGCCGTTGGGGTGCTGAATAATCGTCTCGGCCACGCGGCGCTTAGCCTTGGGGTCGATACCGATGATGCGGACATATTCGCCGGTATGTTCCTGGAGACAACCTTCGAGGGCAGCGAGCACCTCCGGTGCGCGAGTAGCGGCAATCGGCGCGCAACTCTGCCAGGAATTGGCCCGAAAGCGCCGCTCGTCGGCGTGCTCGGTGCCGATGCGATAGCCCTGCGAAAGGAGCGAGTGCACCTGCTGGGCCGCCTCGGGACTGAGCAGACCGCCGTTGGCCGGCTGGTAGGCAACGCCCGCGGGAGCGGCCGGGGTTGCAGCGAACTTGCCGCCGCTAACGTTGGCCTCGATCGGTTTGCCGTCGGGGCGCTGGATGATAGTCTCGCTCACGCGGCGCTTGGCCTTGGGGTCGATACCGATCAGCCGCACGTACTCACCTGTATGCTCGCGCAGCACGGTCTCCAGAGCACTCACCGCCTCCGGTTCGCGGGCCGCCTGGATCGCCGGGCCGCTCACCCACGAGTTGGCCTTGAAGCGCCGCTCGTCGGCAAATTCGACCGCGAGGCGACAGCCCTGGGCAAGCAGGGAGCGCACCGTGTCGAGGGTTTGACTGGTCATGAACATACTGCTTACCTGAGCGTGGGTTCTGGGTGTGGGTTTGCCGTTGGTGCCCCGCGGCGCCGGGTTGCTCTCGTCGCGAATCGGCACGATGCACTCGATGTCGGCGGCGCAGCGATAACCCTGGCGCAACGCATCGTTGATGCCGATGACGTGCTTGGCGAAGTGGATATCGATATCCTGGGCGTCGGGGAGGCGGTTGGCCTGCTGCTGGGTGGTAATCACCGCGCCGGAGGGCACGTACTTGCCAGGCGGGATCTCCACATCCTGCACCAGCGCGTGCATCATCACGATGCAGCCTTTGCCCACCCGGGCATTAAAGATTGTCGAGCGAAAGCCGATGAAGCAATCGTCGCCGACGTAGCAAGGCCCGTGGATGAGGGCCATATGGGTAATCGAGGTGTTCGAGCCCACCCACACCGAGTAGGATTGGCCGTCGTCGCCGTTGACCCGTCCTTCCTGCAGGCCGTGGATGACCACGCCATCCTGGATGTTGGTGTTGGCACCAATGTGAAAGGGTGAACCCTCGTCCGCACGAATCGAGGTTCCCGGCGAGACCAGTACGTTGGCGCTGATGCGCACATCGCCGATGATCTGCGAGAAACTGTGTACGTAGGCGGACGGATCGATTGCGGCCTCAGCCAACCGTCTCGACCACGGGGTAGGGGGAGCCGCGAGGCGGCTTTGTGCAACCA
Protein-coding sequences here:
- a CDS encoding ribulose bisphosphate carboxylase small subunit, which codes for MVAQSRLAAPPTPWSRRLAEAAIDPSAYVHSFSQIIGDVRISANVLVSPGTSIRADEGSPFHIGANTNIQDGVVIHGLQEGRVNGDDGQSYSVWVGSNTSITHMALIHGPCYVGDDCFIGFRSTIFNARVGKGCIVMMHALVQDVEIPPGKYVPSGAVITTQQQANRLPDAQDIDIHFAKHVIGINDALRQGYRCAADIECIVPIRDESNPAPRGTNGKPTPRTHAQVSSMFMTSQTLDTVRSLLAQGCRLAVEFADERRFKANSWVSGPAIQAAREPEAVSALETVLREHTGEYVRLIGIDPKAKRRVSETIIQRPDGKPIEANVSGGKFAATPAAPAGVAYQPANGGLLSPEAAQQVHSLLSQGYRIGTEHADERRFRANSWQSCAPIAATRAPEVLAALEGCLQEHTGEYVRIIGIDPKAKRRVAETIIQHPNGKRPSGGDAAPTQGYNTVSHRSGGGGMLDAAVLDMVRSLLAQGCRLAVEFADERRFKANSWVSGPAIQAAREPEAVSALETVLREHTGEYVRLIGIDPKAKRRVSETIIQRPNGKPAPASAPAAGGYSPAPAYAPGPTRSSSLSSEVLDMVRSLLAQGCRLAVEFADARRFKANSWVSGPTLQAAREPEAVSALETVLREHTGEYVRLIGIDPKAKRRVAELIIQRP